The nucleotide window CTTCGCTTCTGAGATGGTGCGATGAAACTAGTAGGGAAGAGGAAAGGAGCTGAAAAGGAAAAGAGACGGTGGTGCTTCTTTATAACTTGTGCTTGTGGCTGCTGCTTTTGGAACATGAGAGGTCTCTCATCACACAGCAAATGACTTGAGAGCTGTGTTTCCACCATGTCAGCGATGGTGGCAGTCTTCCACGCGCGGTGATAGTAGCTGACAATGCGTGGGGTCCCAGACACACGGGTGTGGGTCTAGATGATTAAATTGGCTGTTGTGGCTGCCATCACGCATCACGTTGCTGTTGATCTAAGACAAGATATGGACTTGCTTCTTTTGTTTTTGGACAGAAAATGAACTCAGACCGATAACAAAAGTAGTCGACCACAATCTTTCTTATTGAGCAAATCTTATGGACTTCCGATAGTCAAAAGACATATTTGGATTTTCTTTCGATTCAAATGAGACTAATCGTTAAACTGAATAGAAGAAATGATTAATGATAAGGCCAACATCTTGGAAGACGAAAAAGGAGAATGTAATGAATGCACTTTGAgtcttttttatcataattttaccgtatatatatatatatatatatatatatatatatatatatatatatatatatatatatatatatacataaaaaaaaaaaagagtcttgACTGATAACAGCAATTAAATTCCTACGTCTTGCTGGGGTCTGACACACAAGGAGAGAAGCTCAAATTGGGAGGACATGAGAGAGCAGGACGGGTTACTATCAGATGTGGTGCAGAAGGTCAACATAATAGTGGAAGACTGTGGAATGATTCAGTTCATAGCATGTTAAGGTTGAAAATTTGTCTCACTTGGATTCCGGTCTCGATGTCCACAAAACCGATAAAGAGTACAGACCGCAGGTTTTGATTTGGGTTGGGACCAGAATAACCTCAGAAGAAGGGCTATGGACACAGTCATTTTGGGCGATCGAGAAACAACAACTACACACCTAATCTAATTTCAATTAGTACAAGTAATGTTGTTTGAGAAGAGTATTTTTATCAGACTATATGGAAATAATATGAACCAAAATCATATATGATCTCTCTGTCCTCCCTGTGGAGTTTTACCGGCCTCCTATAAATATCATAGATGGGAAATTTTAGATTACATAATAAATCACACAACTAAACTCCCATAAACCAAAATACTGACTTGAGTAAGAAGAATGCAGAGTGACCATCAAAAACCTGGCGAAATGATAAGGAGAATCAGATCCATTTATGCAGATGAGTAATTGTAGAATGGGTTTCCACTTTGTCAGTTTGGTCACAGCCACAGCAGTCAGGCTCTCATGAATATTAACCCAATCGACAAAAGAAAATGGAGTTCACCTTCTCTGGACTGGCTTGTAGAGCACAACTGTAACGTACTTTGACCGGACACGGTGGGTGATCCCTAGAGCTACAACAGATCTCGGGCCATCTTGGTTCCCTATGTAGAGGTGATTCAGGATCACATTTTGAGGCATGGAAAGACTGCTTGGATCGTCTTGGCCGTGGGGGTAGTTCAGCAAGGTATGGTGCAGATGAGGAGGAACAAGTGGAGGCTCTCGAGCTTCATCTTCATTTCCCGGTATCGGGTTGTTGTAGCTTGAATCGGGCGACCTTGGTACTTCGAAGCCTACGACACTGCCTCCTTCCTGCACTATGAGTGTTCTTTTTTACAAGGCAAATTAAGCTGGTCGAAGATTGACTGAGCTAAGAGATAGCACTTACAT belongs to Musa acuminata AAA Group cultivar baxijiao chromosome BXJ3-5, Cavendish_Baxijiao_AAA, whole genome shotgun sequence and includes:
- the LOC135639027 gene encoding SNF1-related protein kinase regulatory subunit beta-3-like, yielding MANGEWSCCVLALRLFMHITVAVTRLSRIMDRTDGDDHEGGSVVGFEVPRSPDSSYNNPIPGNEDEAREPPLVPPHLHHTLLNYPHGQDDPSSLSMPQNVILNHLYIGNQDGPRSVVALGITHRVRSKYVTVVLYKPVQRR